In the genome of Pelodiscus sinensis isolate JC-2024 chromosome 3, ASM4963464v1, whole genome shotgun sequence, one region contains:
- the MDH1 gene encoding malate dehydrogenase, cytoplasmic: MSEAIRVLVTGAAGQIAYSLLYSIAKGDVFGKEQPLVLMLLDITPMMTVLDGVMMELQDCALPLLREVIATDKEEVAFKDLDVAILVGSMPRREGMERKELLKANVKIFKSQGAALDKYAKKTVKVVVVGNPANTNCLTASKSAPSIPKKNFTCLTRLDHNRAKSQIALKLGVSANDVKNVIIWGNHSSTQYPDVNHAKVKVKGKEIGVYEAVKDDSWLKGDFITTVQQRGAAVIKARKLSSAMSAAKAICDHVRDIWFGTPEGEFVSMGVISDGNSYDIPEDLVYSFPVVIKDKTWNFVEGLLINDFSRDKMDLTAKELLEEKQTAVEFISNA, from the exons ATG TCTGAAGCAATTAGAGTCCTTGTGACTGGAGCTGCTGGTCAGATCGCCTATTCTCTGCTCTACAGCATAGCCAAGGGTGATGTCTTTGGCAAAGAACAG CCTCTTGTTCTTATGCTGCTGGATATCACTCCCATGATGACTGTGTTGGATGGAGTAATGATGGAACTACAAGACTGTGCCCTTCCACTGCTGAGAG AGGTCATTGCAACAGACAAAGAGGAGGTTGCATTTAAAGACCTTGATGTAGCCATTCTGGTTGGTTCCATGCCAAGGAGAGAGGGCATGGAGAGGAAAGAGCTACTCAAAGCAAAtgtgaaaatatttaaatcccagggtGCAGCCTTGGACAAGTATGCCAAGAAGACTGTCAAG GTTGTGGTGGTAGGAAATCCAGCAAATACCAACTGCCTGACTGCTTCAAAGTCTGCTCCCTCAATACCAAAGAAAAACTTCACCTGTCTGACTCGTTTGGACCACAACCGAGCTAAATCCCAG ATTGCTCTGAAACTTGGTGTATCTGCTAATGATGTGAAGAATGTCATCATCTGGGGGAATCATTCCTCCACTCAGTATCCAGATGTTAACCATGCTAAGGTAAAggtgaaaggaaaggaaattggAGTTTATGAAGCTGTAAAAGACGACAGCTGGCTGAAGGGTGACTTCATCACG ACAGTTCAGCAGCGGGGTGCAGCTGTTATTAAGGCTAGGAAGCTGTCCAGTGCAATGTCAGCTGCCAAAGCCATCTGTGACCATGTGAGGGACATCTGGTTTGGCACTCCAGAG GGGGAATTTGTTTCCATGGGAGTCATTTCTGATGGAAATTCCTATGATATCCCGGAGGATTTGGTCTATTCATTCCCTGTTGTAATCAAG GATAAAACCTGGAACTTTGTTGAAGGTCTTCTAATTAATGACTTCTCCCGAGATAAGATGGATCTGACTGCAAAGGAGTTGTTGGAAGAAAAGCAAACTGCTGTGGAGTTTATTTCCAATGCATGA